Proteins from a genomic interval of Methanocella sp.:
- a CDS encoding PAS domain-containing sensor histidine kinase translates to MSIKLPDTVGGRFLSYAPMAFQAVILVCIATILLSAFGLVGVSTAASMVVMFLLGLPLLILLYTSSTDKSLRAVFLGLIGNITLLSISGIIWYLISDLVDIWWLIPLAKVIMVVGYLPLIFALYSVYQGEKQHIDKNIRIFVLSFGLCFFAGLALLGLLFLPLGSPFDIGIYTLSVIGDIIVLDLSAMLIVIRPSFRSRYIFSILFLFILVSFCGDMLRLSAALGIADARIGLYSNYFYDFMLIFLVTGLLIYSFFKDDSKDAVEEANRKLGDTRHAMDDLLSQMPDAACMFTPEGHALIVNEPFLWLFGVRRDDMLAHYNLFAHAASLQCDFKERLKALKEGRAVLLEMTKIALSGREVFISFKIFPTFAMDGSISSYIAICEDVTSRARAEEELKQAKAIAELYLDLMGHDINNMNQVGMGYLEIALDTFPFEAGQKGLLLKPLEAMTNSSRLIDNVKKLSRASKGDIYLQPMDLGKVIKEAISEHGQSPGRDVVIVNEVADGTMVRANELLKDVFVNLVGNAIKHSGGKITINIRQEPFYVDGMKYDRIFVDDNGPGISDDMKPLIFDRLMRVNKRTGGSGIGLYLVKTLIDSYGGNVSVEDRVPGDRTKGTRFIVTLPAA, encoded by the coding sequence ATGAGCATCAAATTACCTGATACAGTAGGCGGCAGGTTCCTGTCCTACGCTCCGATGGCATTTCAGGCGGTGATCCTGGTCTGCATCGCCACAATCCTCCTATCGGCCTTTGGGCTCGTGGGCGTGTCGACGGCCGCATCCATGGTGGTCATGTTCCTGCTCGGGCTGCCGTTGCTGATCCTGCTCTATACTTCCTCGACGGATAAATCACTGCGGGCGGTCTTTTTAGGGCTGATCGGGAATATCACTTTACTGTCCATCTCCGGCATTATCTGGTATCTTATATCGGATTTAGTGGATATCTGGTGGCTTATACCACTTGCCAAGGTGATCATGGTCGTGGGGTATCTACCCTTGATATTTGCCTTATATTCGGTATATCAGGGTGAAAAACAGCATATCGATAAAAACATTCGTATCTTCGTGCTTTCGTTCGGCCTCTGCTTTTTCGCGGGCCTGGCCCTGTTAGGCCTGCTCTTTCTGCCCCTGGGTTCGCCTTTCGATATCGGCATCTATACCCTCTCCGTGATCGGGGATATTATCGTCCTCGATCTATCCGCAATGCTCATCGTAATCCGGCCATCGTTCCGGTCGCGCTATATCTTCTCCATCCTGTTCCTCTTCATACTGGTGAGCTTCTGCGGGGATATGCTTAGACTATCGGCCGCCCTGGGGATAGCGGACGCCCGCATAGGCTTGTATTCTAACTATTTCTACGATTTCATGCTTATCTTCCTGGTCACGGGGCTTCTCATCTATTCATTTTTCAAGGATGATAGCAAGGACGCAGTCGAGGAGGCGAACAGGAAGCTGGGGGACACACGCCACGCGATGGACGACCTGCTTTCGCAGATGCCGGACGCCGCCTGCATGTTCACCCCGGAGGGCCATGCGTTGATAGTGAACGAGCCTTTCCTGTGGCTGTTCGGAGTAAGGCGGGACGATATGCTCGCCCATTATAATCTCTTTGCTCATGCAGCGTCCCTGCAGTGCGACTTCAAGGAACGGCTAAAAGCTCTAAAGGAGGGCCGGGCCGTCCTCCTGGAAATGACAAAGATCGCCCTGTCCGGTCGGGAGGTCTTTATCTCTTTCAAGATCTTCCCTACCTTCGCGATGGACGGCAGCATCTCCAGCTACATCGCAATATGCGAGGACGTCACTTCCCGGGCCCGGGCGGAAGAGGAGCTGAAGCAGGCGAAGGCGATAGCTGAACTATACCTCGATCTCATGGGCCACGACATCAATAACATGAACCAGGTGGGCATGGGTTACCTGGAGATCGCCCTCGACACATTTCCCTTCGAAGCCGGGCAAAAAGGCCTGCTGCTCAAGCCTCTTGAAGCGATGACGAACAGCTCGAGGCTGATAGACAACGTGAAAAAGCTGAGCCGCGCAAGCAAGGGCGACATATACCTGCAGCCCATGGATCTGGGTAAAGTGATTAAAGAAGCGATCTCCGAGCACGGCCAGTCCCCCGGGCGCGATGTGGTCATCGTTAACGAAGTCGCCGATGGCACGATGGTCAGGGCCAACGAGCTGTTAAAGGACGTGTTCGTAAACCTGGTGGGAAACGCGATCAAACATTCCGGCGGTAAAATAACCATCAATATCCGACAGGAGCCCTTCTATGTCGACGGCATGAAATACGATCGCATCTTTGTCGACGATAATGGCCCCGGCATCTCCGACGACATGAAGCCGCTCATCTTCGACCGCCTGATGCGGGTGAACAAGCGGACCGGGGGAAGCGGCATCGGGCTCTACCTGGTGAAGACGCTCATCGACAGCTATGGCGGGAACGTCAGTGTCGAGGACCGCGTGCCCGGGGACCGGACGAAGGGGACCCGCTTTATCGTAACGCTACCCGCCGCTTAA
- a CDS encoding UbiA family prenyltransferase, with protein MDHYISVQSVRHGYATLAKLIAGFQDEAIYGGHITATGAVAKVFFISALPGLWVGTLPFLIAYISALIVYSFDYYRSAENDMITNPGRAAYFLGMSSSFPYRMLAYAAILAASLALYASVTLTIVVFMMAALGIAYSVFLKKITRYLPGFKNVYTSGVWTAGTISGVLACCPVPLETTVILIFLFMFLRSLGNVIYFDLKDILPDGAEGLKTVPACLGREKTFALLGALNVVSFLPLAAGVMMGVLPAYVLAMTAIGIFTFYYLRQARARPDNYLNYPLADAETLLWPAVLLIAGGISAL; from the coding sequence ATGGATCATTACATTAGCGTACAAAGCGTACGCCATGGCTATGCGACATTAGCAAAGCTGATCGCGGGGTTTCAGGATGAGGCCATATATGGCGGGCACATTACTGCCACAGGAGCCGTGGCAAAGGTCTTTTTTATTTCGGCCTTGCCCGGATTATGGGTCGGCACACTACCGTTCCTCATCGCCTATATTTCGGCGCTGATCGTCTATTCGTTCGACTATTACCGCTCGGCGGAGAATGACATGATCACGAACCCGGGCCGAGCCGCCTACTTTCTGGGCATGTCGAGCTCGTTCCCGTACAGGATGCTGGCCTATGCCGCGATCCTGGCGGCGTCGCTCGCCCTGTATGCCAGCGTCACGCTTACGATCGTGGTCTTTATGATGGCAGCACTCGGGATCGCCTATTCGGTATTCTTAAAGAAAATAACGAGGTACCTGCCCGGCTTTAAGAACGTTTATACGTCGGGCGTCTGGACTGCGGGCACTATATCCGGAGTGCTCGCGTGCTGTCCGGTGCCTCTTGAGACGACAGTCATTCTTATTTTTTTATTCATGTTCCTCAGGAGCCTCGGCAATGTCATCTACTTTGATCTAAAGGATATTCTGCCTGATGGCGCGGAGGGCTTAAAGACTGTGCCCGCATGCCTGGGCAGAGAAAAAACGTTCGCACTGCTGGGCGCCCTGAACGTCGTATCGTTCCTGCCCCTCGCAGCAGGCGTTATGATGGGCGTGCTGCCGGCGTATGTCCTCGCAATGACCGCTATTGGGATCTTTACCTTTTATTACCTGAGACAGGCACGGGCCCGGCCCGATAATTATCTGAATTACCCGCTGGCGGACGCCGAAACCCTGCTATGGCCCGCCGTGCTTCTCATCGCCGGAGGCATTTCGGCCCTTTAG
- a CDS encoding cyclase family protein, translating to MKIFDVSVDIYNGMPAFPGDPPPEIKRVLRMPQDSFNVSLMCTGTHVGTHVDPPIHFVEGGYTVDKIPLDHLYGRAVVLEVPDADAVSEKDLKGVKADIILFKTKNSALWNSGEFHKDYVYLDESAARWLVDHKVKTVGIDYLSIGSFKSGEAVHKLLLGAGITVIEGLDFRKIEPGRYTLACLPLKIRDGDGAPARAFLIQE from the coding sequence ATGAAGATCTTTGATGTGTCCGTCGACATCTATAACGGCATGCCCGCATTTCCAGGCGATCCGCCCCCGGAAATCAAGCGTGTGCTGAGAATGCCTCAGGATTCTTTCAACGTATCCCTTATGTGCACGGGCACGCACGTCGGTACACACGTCGACCCGCCCATACATTTCGTGGAGGGCGGCTATACCGTGGATAAGATACCGCTCGATCACCTTTACGGGCGGGCCGTCGTATTAGAGGTGCCCGATGCTGACGCCGTGAGCGAAAAGGACCTGAAGGGCGTAAAGGCGGATATTATCCTTTTTAAGACTAAAAACTCGGCTCTCTGGAACAGCGGAGAATTTCATAAGGATTATGTATATTTAGACGAGAGCGCCGCCCGCTGGCTCGTCGACCATAAGGTAAAGACGGTGGGCATCGACTACCTCTCCATCGGCAGCTTCAAGAGCGGCGAGGCCGTGCATAAGCTCCTGCTGGGCGCCGGCATCACGGTCATCGAAGGCCTGGACTTCCGGAAGATAGAGCCGGGCAGGTACACGCTGGCGTGCCTTCCGCTAAAAATAAGGGACGGGGACGGAGCCCCCGCCAGGGCGTTTTTAATCCAGGAATAG
- a CDS encoding carbohydrate kinase family protein, with translation MPRIATIGDVNVDLIARIDRMPELGKQVITRDFQTHGGGCSANFSLSCARLGMETQLFGKVGDDVFGTYVLVELEDNHVDTKNVRLTDSKTGVTMAMVQGIERSFITFRGANATYCLNDIDVSKIHADIVHLPSYFLLDGLRNDYAKIIDILHAAKIQASFDTGWDPRGFTKETVDPLFDILPRVDVFLPNIDEVRNILGMNHDTGPERAAEVLLDMGVKVVAIKMGKDGCWVATKEHIEYVPAFSVEVVDTTGAGDNFNAGFISSYISGKPLNECAVIGSATAALKIGGVGWSTYPTRKQVNTFLQERGYTGL, from the coding sequence ATGCCGAGGATTGCCACCATTGGGGACGTCAACGTAGACCTGATTGCGAGGATCGACCGCATGCCCGAGCTGGGCAAGCAGGTCATAACCAGGGACTTCCAGACGCACGGAGGCGGCTGCTCGGCGAACTTTTCGCTCTCCTGCGCCCGGCTGGGGATGGAGACACAGCTTTTCGGCAAGGTCGGCGACGACGTGTTCGGCACCTACGTGCTCGTCGAGCTGGAGGACAACCATGTCGATACGAAGAACGTCCGGCTCACCGACAGCAAGACGGGCGTGACCATGGCCATGGTCCAGGGCATCGAGCGCTCTTTTATCACGTTTAGAGGAGCGAACGCGACGTATTGCCTGAACGACATCGACGTCTCGAAGATCCATGCGGACATCGTGCACCTCCCCTCGTATTTTCTACTGGACGGCCTGAGGAACGATTATGCGAAGATCATCGACATCCTGCACGCGGCGAAGATCCAGGCATCCTTCGACACGGGCTGGGACCCCCGCGGATTCACAAAAGAGACCGTGGACCCGCTTTTCGATATACTGCCCCGCGTTGACGTGTTTTTACCGAACATAGATGAAGTGCGCAATATCCTGGGGATGAACCACGATACCGGGCCGGAGAGGGCCGCAGAGGTCCTACTCGATATGGGCGTAAAGGTCGTCGCTATCAAGATGGGCAAGGACGGGTGCTGGGTAGCCACAAAAGAGCACATCGAGTACGTGCCTGCTTTCAGCGTGGAGGTGGTGGACACGACCGGCGCGGGCGATAACTTCAACGCCGGCTTCATCAGCTCATACATAAGCGGCAAGCCCCTGAACGAGTGCGCCGTCATCGGCAGCGCCACGGCCGCACTTAAAATTGGCGGCGTTGGATGGTCGACTTACCCGACACGTAAACAGGTCAATACATTTTTACAGGAGCGAGGCTATACAGGCCTCTGA